A part of Silvimonas soli genomic DNA contains:
- a CDS encoding ABC transporter permease, with product MHLLEPRAQSSRKMRWLAPVYAILLTLITGALLFTALHKNPFHALYMFFIAPLTTSYGWSELLVKASPQILIAQGLAVGFRARVYNIGAEGQLIMGAIFGGGVAIMTDGSTSHWILPMMVIAGAVGGALWGALAAWLKTQFNAEETLTTLMLTYIATLLMAYMVNGPWRDPSGQNFPQSIMFSDTATFPILLEGSRVNVSVFITLAVVVVFWVFISKSFLAYQIEVSGQAPAAARYAGFSQKKSIWLGLCLSGLTAGLAGVGEVAGPVGQLNLNISPGYGFSAIIVAWLGRLHPVGMVLAGFLMALIYLGGEAAQVSLQLPSAMTGLFQGMLLIFLLAADAFINNRFRRRKRAARFA from the coding sequence ATGCACTTGCTTGAGCCCCGCGCCCAGTCCTCGCGCAAGATGCGTTGGCTGGCGCCTGTCTATGCCATTTTGCTGACGCTGATCACCGGCGCTTTACTGTTCACCGCGCTGCATAAAAATCCGTTTCACGCGCTTTATATGTTTTTTATTGCGCCGCTGACCACGTCATACGGCTGGAGCGAACTGCTGGTCAAAGCCTCGCCACAAATCCTGATCGCGCAAGGGCTGGCGGTAGGGTTTCGGGCGCGGGTGTACAACATTGGCGCGGAAGGCCAGTTGATCATGGGGGCGATCTTTGGCGGCGGCGTGGCGATCATGACTGACGGCAGCACCTCGCACTGGATTCTGCCCATGATGGTCATTGCCGGTGCGGTGGGTGGTGCCTTGTGGGGCGCGCTGGCAGCGTGGCTCAAGACTCAGTTCAACGCCGAAGAAACCCTGACTACGCTGATGCTGACCTACATCGCCACACTGCTGATGGCCTATATGGTCAACGGCCCGTGGCGTGATCCATCTGGGCAGAATTTTCCGCAATCGATCATGTTCAGCGATACGGCGACTTTTCCGATTCTGCTGGAAGGCAGCCGGGTGAATGTGTCGGTGTTCATTACGCTGGCGGTGGTGGTGGTCTTCTGGGTGTTCATCAGCAAGAGTTTTCTGGCCTACCAGATTGAGGTGAGCGGCCAGGCTCCCGCTGCCGCGCGTTATGCCGGGTTTTCGCAAAAGAAATCAATCTGGCTGGGCTTGTGTTTGTCCGGCCTGACGGCGGGTCTGGCTGGAGTAGGCGAGGTGGCCGGGCCAGTGGGGCAGCTTAATCTGAATATTTCTCCGGGCTACGGCTTCTCGGCCATCATTGTGGCCTGGCTGGGCCGTTTGCATCCGGTGGGCATGGTGCTGGCGGGTTTTCTGATGGCGCTGATTTATCTGGGCGGCGAGGCGGCGCAAGTGTCGCTGCAACTGCCATCTGCTATGACGGGTTTGTTCCAGGGCATGTTGCTGATCTTTCTGCTGGCCGCCGATGCCTTTATCAATAACCGTTTCCGTCGGCGTAAACGCGCTGCGAGGTTCGCATGA